AATGATCATATCCAGCTGCAGCATAATCATATGTTGCGCCACCGACCCTAAACAGACCTCTTGTGTACTCATCAATGGTTAGCTTACCTTTTACGGCATAAATGCCTTGCTCGGCCAAGAGGTAAGCGTAATCTTTCAAGTAGTCATCAACACTGGCGTAATGGTTATAATAACCACCTTCAGCACGAGACTGCCCTTGGGAGACATTTATTCCGCTTGGCCTAGTTGTTGCGCCAGTCCAAGTGATACCACCCCAGTTATTATCGGCTCTTCCGACTGGGGTATCTCCCCAAAACGATTCAAGGTATAGCTGGCTAAAAACACCAGATGGTAAAAGTTTGTATTTGCTACATAGGCTTAAAATAGTGTTAACAACAGATGATTGCATTACATGACCTGCATAAGTCAAGTTACCGCCAGACCACAAAACAGACCCTGTTTGCACAGAGCCTTGTTTAGCAGTCGTTGTGGTTGTAGTCGTTGTTATTTTACCGCTTGGTCTTATAGCATTGTAAATGCCTGTTTTATTAATCTTACGTCTGACACTCTCGATATTTTTGCCATATTGCAAAATAATATCATCTCGTCTACGACCAACGCCCTGATTAGTAGCGTCGTTCTTCTTGTAGACATTCATGACAAACGATTTAAGACTAGAATCGTTTTTAAGATGCGTTACAAATTCTATTTCCGCATCAAAATTATTGGCGATAGATAACAAGCGTTTAAGATTGGTATCTTGACCAGTCCATTCGATTGTGCGTTTTTGGTCGGTTGTCTCATTAGTGCCAATGGTAATAGCACCGTTTTTAAGGATGCCAAACAAATTACAATAATCGACAAAAGACATCTGAGTTGCCGCTTTATAAGGTCCTGCATACTCATTGAGCAACTCGAGATTGAGGTTCTCGCAGTAACAACGTATCTCGATGTCTGTCTCGTCTGTTGTCATTACGTTAAACAGATAAGACTTGCCATTATATTTAAACGACACAAAAGACCTTTCTGTAAGTGTCAGATAGGCTTTCTCTTTGACTGTGTCGGACTTAATTCCTCGCTTATAAACCGTAAACTCAAATGTCGAATTGGCCGTATTTAAATACTGTGAAAATTTGTCGTCATAATAATTCAAGGTGTCTTGCTTATCGTTATCAATATAAGCAACTTTTTCTAAATTTGCGTTGTGGATTGTTATAAGCAATTATAGCCACCTTTCTTCAAAATTTAGCGTAATATCTGGGTTGGCGGTAGACCAACTAGAGGAATAAACCTCTAATGTTGATGTTCCAGGAGGAATTTTAGGAAAACTAAAAAAGCCATCGGCGATGATGTTAGCTTTTGGAATGTTATCAACTAAAACTGTGTCATTTTCGGCATTAATAACGACTTCTGTTCCTGCCCCGAAAGCATTCGGAATATTAAATTCGTACGGTACTTTGTCCTTGCGATAATAAAATCCATCAATATACATGTGAGTTACTAAAGGACTGCCTTGAATAGTGCCGATTGCGATGTGTACCTGTTTAGATTTTTTGCCTTTTAATTCTGGGAATACTCGCTTGTTTTGAGAACCCCACCAAAAAACAGATACAGTGTCATCAGCCCTTGTCATATCAGACCAACCTCTGGGTTCGTTAAAGGGGTTTTGTGTTTCGAAGTGAGTAGCATCAAAAGTCCAACGTAAATCAGTTATTTTATATCCACCTTTTCCATTAGTGACCAAAAAGTTATACTCTGTTTTTGTTCCTAACGTTCTTTTTATAGTTTCTACTCCATATAAAAAATGTCCGTTTTCGTCTGATACCATGATTTTGATAAAGCCAAGCTGGGAAACAGTCCCAACCCAAAAAATTTGTCTCCACCAAAGATAGTCATATAAGCTACCTCCGTCAGGAATATCAAACGTTAACGTTCCAGCATGGTTGCCACTTGGCGCAACACTTCCTTCTAACTCGAGATGTTTTCTTCCCCAGACGGTATTTAGTAATAAATTTTTATCAAGAACTTGTGTCGAGTCATTTAAGATAGCAACATTCTTTTTACCTGCTGTTAAGGCATTGACGATTCTTTCGTCTTTAAAATCATAAGCGACGACCGACTTTTCACGGATTTCAGCGTCTGCTATTTCCCTGTCTCCGACCTCGAAAACGGATGATTTATTTACAAAAGCTAAATAACCATTCTCGGCGTTGTGCTTAACAGTAATGATCGGATGCGCATCAACATTACCGTTGTTTGTAATGTCAATCAGTAGCTTCTTGCCATCTTGTCTGTAATTCGTGATTTTTTTGTATGACACAGAATGGGCCACGCCGTCAGGAACAAGTAATTCCAAGC
The genomic region above belongs to Streptococcus pyogenes and contains:
- a CDS encoding distal tail protein Dit — encoded protein: MATMTFNDVDLSSLITIMSINRDIGNERQADTNDAPFIGLHIKKIKTSAKIITVDFYLKDRTNEYALNQLKHKLAGIFNVNEQVKVTFSDEPDKYYLAIPINKISASDPIAWLSLVSLELLVPDGVAHSVSYKKITNYRQDGKKLLIDITNNGNVDAHPIITVKHNAENGYLAFVNKSSVFEVGDREIADAEIREKSVVAYDFKDERIVNALTAGKKNVAILNDSTQVLDKNLLLNTVWGRKHLELEGSVAPSGNHAGTLTFDIPDGGSLYDYLWWRQIFWVGTVSQLGFIKIMVSDENGHFLYGVETIKRTLGTKTEYNFLVTNGKGGYKITDLRWTFDATHFETQNPFNEPRGWSDMTRADDTVSVFWWGSQNKRVFPELKGKKSKQVHIAIGTIQGSPLVTHMYIDGFYYRKDKVPYEFNIPNAFGAGTEVVINAENDTVLVDNIPKANIIADGFFSFPKIPPGTSTLEVYSSSWSTANPDITLNFEERWL